One window of Rhizobium leguminosarum genomic DNA carries:
- a CDS encoding ABC transporter substrate-binding protein yields MPNALKNTVFTALMGLGGALAAAVAAHAADKVSYGTNWLAQAEHGGFYQAVADGTYAKHGLDVTIVQGGPNAANSALLISGKIDFYMGGPQGEISAVEQGIPLVDVAAIFQKDPQVLIAHPDAGIDKFEDLAKLKTLFLGKDGYLTYFEWMKANYKGFKDEQYKPYNFSPAPFLADKESAQQGYLTSEPYEIQKQAGFEPKVFLLADNGYSPYSTMITTTQTMVDSKPDVVQRFVDASIEGWYNYLYGDNSKANDLIKKDNPEMTDGQIAYSIAKMKEYGIIESGDSLDKGIGCITDGHYKAFFDEMVAIKVFKPETDYSKAFTTKFVCKNIGMAMKK; encoded by the coding sequence ATGCCCAATGCACTGAAGAATACGGTCTTTACCGCGCTCATGGGTCTTGGCGGCGCGCTTGCCGCTGCCGTTGCGGCGCATGCGGCCGACAAGGTAAGCTACGGAACGAACTGGCTGGCGCAGGCCGAGCACGGCGGCTTCTACCAGGCGGTCGCCGACGGGACTTATGCGAAACACGGCCTCGACGTCACGATCGTGCAGGGCGGCCCGAATGCGGCCAACAGCGCTCTGCTGATCTCCGGCAAGATCGATTTCTACATGGGTGGGCCGCAGGGCGAAATCTCGGCTGTCGAACAGGGCATCCCTCTGGTCGACGTCGCGGCGATCTTCCAGAAGGATCCGCAAGTCCTGATCGCCCATCCGGATGCGGGTATCGACAAATTCGAGGACCTCGCCAAGCTCAAGACCTTGTTTCTCGGCAAGGACGGTTACCTCACCTATTTCGAATGGATGAAGGCGAACTACAAGGGCTTCAAGGACGAGCAGTACAAGCCCTACAATTTCAGCCCCGCGCCATTCCTTGCCGACAAGGAATCCGCCCAGCAGGGTTATCTCACCTCCGAGCCCTACGAGATCCAGAAGCAGGCCGGCTTCGAACCGAAGGTCTTCCTGCTCGCCGATAACGGCTATTCGCCCTATTCGACGATGATCACCACCACGCAGACGATGGTGGACAGCAAACCGGATGTCGTCCAGCGTTTCGTCGATGCCTCGATCGAGGGCTGGTACAACTACCTCTACGGCGACAACAGCAAGGCGAACGATCTGATCAAGAAGGACAATCCCGAAATGACGGATGGCCAGATCGCCTACTCCATCGCCAAGATGAAGGAATACGGCATCATCGAATCCGGCGACAGTCTGGACAAGGGCATCGGCTGCATCACCGACGGGCATTACAAGGCGTTCTTCGACGAGATGGTGGCGATCAAGGTGTTCAAGCCGGAGACCGACTACAGCAAAGCCTTCACGACGAAATTCGTCTGCAAGAACATCGGAATGGCGATGAAGAAGTAA
- a CDS encoding carbohydrate ABC transporter permease yields the protein MTDMSSSIRMRTSTRVYLYVSLSLIAAIVLVPLLTTALGGFKTLGDLRTNPFGLPTEWQWANYTDILFGERYWLQIGNSLVIAALTVLLTLIVSSMAAFAFAHVRFFGSSFLLNYFLLGLMFPAATAILPLFIRIRDLGLLDTYWGVVLPQVAFGLGMSILLFRNYFRNLPEELFQAAFVDGCGYLRFFWHISLPLSRPIVATVSIISFVGSWNSYILPLIMLNSESKYPWPLGIMVYRGEYGTEWQLVLAFITLTILPTIIVFFVAQRHIIAGLTAGAVKS from the coding sequence ATGACTGATATGAGCTCTTCCATCCGCATGCGCACCTCCACCCGCGTCTATCTCTACGTGTCGCTGAGCCTGATTGCCGCGATCGTGCTGGTGCCGCTGCTGACGACGGCGCTCGGCGGCTTCAAGACGCTGGGCGACCTGCGAACCAATCCGTTCGGCCTGCCGACAGAGTGGCAATGGGCAAACTATACCGACATTCTGTTCGGCGAACGCTACTGGCTGCAGATCGGCAATTCGCTGGTGATCGCCGCACTCACCGTGCTCTTGACGCTGATCGTCTCATCGATGGCGGCCTTCGCCTTTGCCCATGTCCGCTTCTTCGGCTCGTCCTTCCTGCTCAACTATTTCCTGCTCGGGCTGATGTTTCCGGCCGCAACCGCGATCCTGCCGCTCTTCATCCGCATCCGCGATCTCGGCCTGCTCGATACCTATTGGGGCGTGGTGCTGCCGCAGGTGGCCTTCGGCCTCGGCATGAGCATCCTTTTGTTTAGAAACTACTTTCGCAACCTTCCGGAAGAATTGTTTCAGGCAGCCTTCGTCGACGGCTGCGGTTATCTCAGATTCTTCTGGCATATCTCGCTGCCGCTTTCCCGGCCGATCGTCGCCACCGTCAGCATCATCTCCTTCGTCGGCAGCTGGAACAGCTACATCCTGCCGCTGATTATGCTGAACTCCGAATCCAAATATCCCTGGCCGCTCGGCATCATGGTCTATCGCGGCGAGTACGGCACCGAATGGCAGCTGGTGCTGGCTTTCATCACGCTGACCATCCTTCCCACCATCATCGTCTTTTTCGTCGCCCAGAGACACATCATCGCCGGCCTGACCGCTGGCGCCGTGAAGTCCTGA
- a CDS encoding ABC transporter ATP-binding protein: MPLAEAQALSPQETRKRPLVAMQSVSKVFSSGTVALSDMSLTVESGEFVSLLGPSGCGKSTALRIIAGLGDVTSGTIDWPSSRINARGLPEGDIGFVFQEPTLMPWKNVFDNVHLPLRLRRVSKAAAHAEIMQVLTTVGLQDFAKAYPRELSGGMKMRVSIARALVTKPKLLLMDEPFAALDEITRQRLNDDVLRLWKTTGITVIFVTHSVYESAYLSNRIVVMKARPGRVHADVPLTTSLERDEHYRTSEEYRKACETVSVSLIGAINAAGEH; the protein is encoded by the coding sequence ATGCCCTTAGCAGAAGCCCAGGCCTTATCCCCGCAAGAGACGCGCAAGCGGCCGCTGGTCGCGATGCAGTCGGTCTCGAAGGTCTTTTCCAGCGGCACCGTCGCCCTTTCCGACATGTCGCTCACTGTCGAAAGCGGTGAGTTCGTCAGCCTGCTCGGCCCTTCGGGCTGCGGCAAGTCGACGGCGCTGCGCATCATCGCCGGTCTCGGCGACGTGACGTCGGGAACGATCGACTGGCCGAGCTCGCGCATCAATGCCAGGGGCCTGCCGGAGGGCGATATCGGCTTCGTCTTCCAGGAGCCGACGCTGATGCCGTGGAAGAACGTGTTCGACAATGTCCACCTGCCGCTGAGGTTGAGGCGTGTTTCGAAGGCGGCAGCACATGCAGAGATCATGCAGGTGCTGACCACCGTCGGCCTGCAGGATTTCGCCAAAGCCTATCCGCGCGAACTTTCCGGCGGCATGAAGATGCGCGTGTCGATCGCCCGCGCGCTGGTGACGAAACCGAAGCTGCTTTTGATGGACGAGCCCTTCGCCGCGCTTGACGAAATCACCCGGCAGAGGCTGAACGACGACGTGCTGCGGCTCTGGAAGACGACAGGCATCACCGTCATCTTCGTCACCCATTCGGTCTATGAGTCCGCCTATCTTTCGAACCGCATCGTCGTGATGAAGGCAAGGCCCGGCCGTGTGCATGCCGATGTTCCGCTGACCACCAGCCTGGAACGCGACGAGCACTACCGCACCTCGGAAGAATACCGGAAGGCGTGTGAGACGGTCTCCGTTTCGCTGATCGGGGCAATCAACGCGGCGGGAGAGCATTGA
- a CDS encoding ROK family transcriptional regulator codes for MKTADPELMRAINRLNVLDTVRRHGPISRIEISERTELSTTTVSAITASLLDDGLILPRHEGDIRNEAVRGRPRVMLELNPDAARVVGGKIAANRMVFVVTNFRGDVLSKLALPIRLDRQPIGVIADLVEDGVRRCVVDAGLSLEDVDSVCLGFPGVIEHRTGYIRSSPIFRDTNVDFAAEMSTRLSTPTIVESDAHAITLGHHWFGKARDLEDMVLISLEQTLGLGVLHGNSLFRGAGGLSHNLGDLVLGMGPNGVVRLSSQAGESAILGEQQADGRFAEAIRLGRGMNHAQALIKADDDRLIGAAIRAGEAVGLTIANIVTLFAPPRVILVGSSLALGEPFLNSLRDAYALAIPPSLRGVSELVFDDSTDDFWAQGAAAVALYELYESPWSTTGPAL; via the coding sequence ATGAAGACCGCAGATCCCGAATTAATGCGCGCGATCAATCGCTTGAACGTGCTCGATACCGTCCGGCGCCATGGTCCGATCTCGCGGATCGAGATCAGCGAGCGCACCGAACTCTCCACCACCACGGTTTCCGCCATCACCGCCTCACTGCTCGACGACGGGCTGATCCTGCCGCGTCACGAGGGCGACATCCGCAACGAGGCGGTGCGCGGCAGGCCGCGGGTGATGCTGGAACTCAATCCAGATGCGGCGCGGGTGGTCGGCGGCAAGATCGCCGCCAACCGGATGGTGTTCGTCGTCACCAATTTCCGCGGCGACGTGCTGTCGAAGCTGGCTTTGCCGATCCGCCTCGACCGCCAGCCGATCGGCGTCATTGCCGATCTGGTCGAGGATGGCGTCAGGCGCTGTGTTGTCGATGCCGGGCTGTCCCTTGAAGATGTCGACAGCGTCTGCCTGGGCTTCCCTGGTGTGATCGAGCACCGCACCGGCTATATCCGCAGCAGCCCGATCTTTCGCGACACCAATGTCGACTTCGCCGCCGAGATGTCGACGCGGCTTTCGACGCCGACCATCGTCGAAAGCGACGCTCACGCCATCACGCTCGGCCATCACTGGTTCGGCAAAGCCCGCGATCTCGAGGATATGGTGCTGATTTCGCTGGAGCAGACGCTGGGGCTCGGCGTCCTGCACGGCAACAGCCTGTTTCGCGGCGCCGGCGGCCTCAGCCACAATCTCGGCGACCTCGTGCTCGGCATGGGGCCAAATGGCGTCGTGCGGCTGTCCAGCCAGGCCGGCGAAAGCGCGATCCTCGGCGAACAGCAGGCCGATGGGCGTTTTGCCGAAGCAATCCGGCTCGGGCGCGGCATGAACCACGCCCAGGCACTGATCAAGGCCGATGACGACCGGCTGATCGGTGCTGCCATCCGCGCCGGCGAAGCGGTGGGATTGACCATTGCCAACATCGTTACGCTGTTTGCGCCGCCGCGGGTCATTCTGGTCGGGTCGAGCCTGGCGCTCGGCGAACCGTTTTTGAACAGCCTGCGCGATGCCTATGCGCTCGCCATTCCGCCGTCGCTGCGCGGCGTCAGCGAACTCGTCTTCGACGATTCGACCGACGATTTCTGGGCCCAGGGTGCGGCTGCGGTGGCGCTCTACGAACTCTACGAATCGCCCTGGAGCACGACAGGGCCGGCGCTCTGA
- a CDS encoding Gfo/Idh/MocA family protein: protein MDKVGIGIIGCGNISGAYLKAMASFPILDIRGVADLNRELAEAKGVEFNVPARTVEELFADPKVEIIVNLTIPKAHVAVALQALQAGKHTYSEKPLGINFAEGKKLADAAKARNLRIGAAPDTFLGGGHQTARALIDQGVIGQPVGGSASFMCPGHERWHPNPAFYYEVGGGPMLDMGPYYITDLVNLLGPVSEVAGFATTPRTERLITSEPRNGERIPVHVPTHVAGMMRFENGAVVQIAMSFDVAGHKHVPLEVYGTEGTLIVPDPNKFGGPVEYLKKGGEFEDQPLTAPYADGNYRSLGVADMAHAIRSNRPHRANGDLALHVLEVMEAFHTASATGRTVLISTAVVRPAPLSDSIVDGRLAK from the coding sequence ATGGATAAGGTCGGTATCGGCATCATCGGATGCGGCAATATTTCGGGCGCCTATCTCAAGGCGATGGCATCCTTTCCCATTCTCGACATCCGCGGCGTCGCCGATCTCAACCGAGAACTGGCAGAGGCAAAGGGTGTCGAATTCAATGTTCCGGCAAGGACCGTCGAGGAGCTTTTCGCCGACCCCAAGGTCGAGATCATCGTCAACCTGACGATCCCGAAAGCCCATGTCGCGGTTGCGCTGCAGGCCCTCCAGGCCGGCAAACATACCTATTCGGAAAAGCCCCTCGGGATTAATTTCGCAGAAGGGAAAAAATTGGCCGACGCCGCCAAAGCGCGGAATCTTCGCATCGGGGCTGCCCCCGACACCTTTCTCGGCGGCGGCCACCAGACGGCCCGCGCCCTGATCGACCAGGGCGTCATCGGCCAGCCGGTCGGCGGCTCGGCAAGCTTCATGTGCCCGGGCCATGAGCGCTGGCATCCGAACCCCGCCTTCTATTACGAAGTCGGCGGCGGGCCGATGCTCGATATGGGCCCCTATTACATCACCGATCTCGTCAATCTGCTCGGGCCGGTGTCTGAGGTTGCCGGCTTTGCGACGACGCCGCGTACCGAGCGGCTGATCACCAGCGAGCCGCGCAACGGCGAGCGCATTCCCGTGCATGTGCCGACGCATGTCGCCGGCATGATGCGTTTTGAGAACGGCGCCGTCGTGCAGATCGCCATGAGTTTCGATGTCGCCGGCCACAAGCATGTGCCGCTCGAAGTCTACGGCACCGAGGGCACGCTTATCGTGCCCGATCCGAACAAGTTCGGAGGCCCGGTGGAATATCTGAAGAAGGGCGGCGAATTCGAGGACCAACCGCTCACCGCACCTTATGCCGACGGCAATTATCGCTCGCTCGGCGTTGCCGACATGGCTCATGCGATCCGCTCCAACCGGCCGCATCGGGCCAATGGCGATCTGGCGCTGCATGTGCTCGAAGTCATGGAAGCGTTCCACACCGCGTCTGCGACCGGGCGCACGGTGTTGATATCAACGGCGGTGGTGCGCCCCGCCCCCTTGTCCGATTCCATCGTCGACGGACGGCTGGCGAAATAA
- a CDS encoding LysR family transcriptional regulator, which translates to MLHSRKLLYINEIARSGSIRKAAARLNVASSAINRQILALEAEMGAPLFERLPRGLRLTAAGELCIEHIREVLKNYERLEGRIRSLKMQQAGKVRIVTTVGLAAGPLPDIVSRFQSEHPRVFMQLRNDAGTMTVNPVLSGEVDIGLGFNIPATPGIRALGSFDIPIGVVLPPGHHLIGPGPINLADIVQERLVLAQQGTSLREVINLALARLDVHVEPVLETNASEMLKKLVKSGAGLTILNPLDVITECRQGELVFRPIAEPHARHQPMKLFARARAPLDSATSLFVEYLLAELAGLVQELQAKGHIAMEKPITP; encoded by the coding sequence ATGCTGCACTCCAGAAAGCTTCTCTATATCAATGAGATCGCCCGCTCGGGCTCGATCCGCAAGGCGGCCGCACGCTTGAACGTCGCCTCGTCTGCAATCAACCGGCAGATATTGGCGTTGGAGGCGGAGATGGGGGCGCCGCTTTTCGAACGCCTGCCGCGCGGCCTGCGCCTGACGGCGGCCGGCGAGCTCTGCATCGAGCATATTCGCGAGGTGCTGAAGAATTACGAGCGGCTGGAGGGTCGCATCCGCAGCCTGAAGATGCAGCAGGCCGGCAAGGTCCGCATCGTCACCACAGTTGGACTTGCCGCCGGACCGTTGCCTGACATCGTTTCCCGCTTCCAGTCGGAGCATCCGCGCGTCTTCATGCAACTGCGCAACGACGCCGGCACAATGACCGTCAATCCGGTACTTTCGGGAGAAGTGGATATCGGCCTCGGCTTCAATATTCCGGCCACGCCGGGTATCCGCGCGCTCGGCAGTTTCGACATCCCGATCGGCGTCGTCCTGCCGCCCGGCCATCATCTGATCGGTCCGGGTCCGATCAACCTCGCCGACATCGTCCAGGAACGCCTGGTGCTGGCCCAGCAGGGCACCAGCCTGCGTGAGGTGATCAATCTGGCCCTGGCGCGCCTCGACGTGCATGTCGAGCCGGTGCTTGAAACCAATGCCTCGGAGATGTTGAAGAAGCTGGTCAAGTCGGGGGCGGGGCTGACGATCCTGAACCCGCTCGACGTCATCACGGAGTGCCGGCAGGGCGAACTGGTCTTCCGGCCGATCGCCGAGCCGCATGCGCGCCACCAGCCGATGAAGCTTTTTGCCCGCGCCCGTGCGCCGCTCGATTCCGCCACCAGCCTGTTCGTCGAATATCTGCTCGCCGAACTTGCCGGCCTGGTGCAGGAACTGCAGGCCAAAGGTCATATCGCGATGGAAAAACCTATCACTCCGTAG
- a CDS encoding ThuA domain-containing protein, protein MREALIVWGGWSGHEPQECAEVIKTMLEEDGFKVYLEHGTEALADPSVHDLSLVVPIMTMSKIEKEEVKNLAAAIESGVGIAGYHGGAGDAFRDSVDYQFIIGGQWVAHPGNIIDYTINITRPDDPLMEGIADFPYTSEQYYMHVDPSNEVLATTKFTGDHAYWIDGVVMPVVWKRKYGKGRVFYSSLGHQAKEFDVPEMKTIFRRGANWAAR, encoded by the coding sequence ATGCGTGAAGCACTGATCGTCTGGGGCGGCTGGAGCGGCCATGAGCCGCAGGAATGCGCCGAAGTCATCAAGACCATGCTCGAGGAGGACGGCTTCAAGGTCTATCTCGAACACGGCACCGAGGCGCTTGCCGACCCTTCCGTCCACGATCTTAGCCTCGTCGTGCCGATCATGACGATGTCGAAGATCGAGAAGGAGGAGGTCAAGAACCTCGCCGCCGCCATCGAGAGCGGCGTCGGCATCGCCGGTTATCACGGCGGCGCGGGCGATGCCTTCCGCGACTCGGTCGACTACCAGTTCATCATCGGCGGCCAGTGGGTGGCGCACCCCGGCAACATCATCGACTATACCATCAACATCACCCGGCCCGACGATCCGCTGATGGAGGGTATTGCCGATTTCCCCTATACGTCGGAGCAATATTACATGCATGTCGACCCCTCGAACGAGGTTCTGGCGACGACCAAATTCACCGGCGACCACGCCTACTGGATCGACGGCGTCGTCATGCCCGTGGTCTGGAAGCGGAAATACGGCAAGGGCCGCGTTTTCTATTCCTCGCTCGGCCATCAGGCCAAGGAATTCGACGTGCCCGAGATGAAGACCATCTTCCGCCGCGGCGCCAACTGGGCGGCGCGGTAG
- a CDS encoding carbohydrate ABC transporter permease, with protein sequence MANISVPSMTSAARPARKAANARSSVAHDRLTVLLIFLPPALLLFTLFVIMPMGEAAWYSLYKWNGYGTPTEFIALRNFQVLFRNAAFTQALLNNGLIIVISICIQVPLAIWLATMLAHRIPGVVGYRLIFFLPYVLADVAAGLIWRFVYDGDYGLFAAISNFFGFANPYVLADKDVAIYAVLGVIVWKYFGFHMMLFIAGLQSVDKSVLEAAEIDGATGWQKFRYVTLPLLGSTLRLSIFFAVVGSLQLFDMIMPLTGGGPSNSTQTMVTFLYTYGVMRMQVGLGSAVGVVLFIICVTLAFGYKRIFMRHD encoded by the coding sequence ATGGCCAATATTTCAGTCCCCTCGATGACCTCAGCCGCACGGCCGGCCCGAAAAGCCGCAAACGCCAGGAGCTCGGTCGCCCATGACCGGCTGACGGTGCTGTTGATCTTTCTGCCGCCGGCGCTCTTGCTTTTCACGCTCTTCGTCATCATGCCGATGGGCGAGGCGGCATGGTACAGCCTCTACAAGTGGAACGGCTACGGGACGCCGACCGAGTTCATCGCGCTCCGCAATTTCCAGGTTCTGTTTCGAAATGCAGCTTTCACCCAGGCGCTGCTCAATAACGGCCTGATCATCGTCATCTCGATCTGCATCCAGGTGCCGCTGGCCATCTGGCTGGCCACCATGCTGGCCCACCGCATTCCCGGTGTCGTCGGCTACCGCCTGATCTTCTTCCTGCCCTATGTGCTGGCAGACGTTGCCGCCGGCCTGATCTGGCGCTTCGTCTATGACGGCGACTACGGCCTGTTTGCTGCTATTTCCAACTTTTTCGGTTTCGCCAATCCCTACGTGCTCGCCGACAAGGATGTGGCGATCTATGCCGTGCTCGGGGTCATCGTCTGGAAATATTTCGGCTTTCACATGATGCTGTTCATCGCCGGCCTGCAATCGGTCGACAAGAGCGTGCTGGAGGCAGCCGAAATCGACGGCGCCACCGGCTGGCAGAAGTTCCGCTATGTCACGCTGCCGCTTCTCGGCTCGACCTTGCGCCTGTCGATCTTCTTTGCCGTCGTCGGCTCTCTGCAGCTCTTCGACATGATCATGCCGCTCACCGGCGGCGGGCCGTCCAACTCAACGCAGACGATGGTCACCTTCCTCTACACCTATGGCGTCATGCGCATGCAGGTCGGCCTCGGCAGCGCCGTCGGCGTGGTGCTGTTCATCATCTGCGTCACGCTCGCCTTCGGCTACAAAAGGATCTTCATGCGCCATGACTGA
- a CDS encoding ABC transporter substrate-binding protein, translating into MNFMHKSAALGGRRIASVAAAAGLLLLGAGAASATTVVKWLHLELDPKNVAAWEDIVKKYEAQHPDVDIQMQFLENEAFKAKLPTLLQSDDVPDFFFSWGGGVLKQQSETGALQDVTAALDADGGKLRKAYTPASVNGLTFDGKTWAIPYKVGLVSFFYNKALFAKAGVKAEDIKNWSDFLATVKKIKAAGIVPIAGGGGEKWPIHFYWSYLVMREGGQKVFDAAKNGEGEGFLDPAIIKAGDDLAELGKLEPFQPGYLGATWPQTLGVFGDGKAAIILGFEATEANQRKNAGDGKGLAPDNIGRFVFPTVDGGAGKPTDTLGGLNGWAVTKKASKEAIDFLAFLTSAENERAMAKAGMLLPVSVGADDGVVNPLLAESAKQLAGSTWHQNFFDQDLGAAVGHVVNDVSVEIVSGQMNSKDGAQMIQDAFELEQ; encoded by the coding sequence ATGAATTTTATGCACAAAAGCGCCGCTCTCGGCGGCAGGCGCATCGCATCCGTGGCCGCGGCAGCCGGCCTGTTGCTGTTGGGGGCAGGCGCCGCCTCCGCGACGACGGTGGTCAAGTGGCTGCATCTCGAACTCGACCCGAAAAACGTCGCGGCCTGGGAAGACATCGTCAAGAAATACGAAGCCCAGCATCCCGACGTCGACATCCAGATGCAGTTCCTCGAAAACGAGGCCTTCAAGGCCAAGCTTCCCACGCTGCTGCAATCCGACGACGTGCCGGATTTCTTCTTCAGCTGGGGCGGCGGTGTCTTGAAGCAGCAGTCCGAGACCGGCGCGTTGCAGGATGTGACGGCAGCCCTCGATGCTGATGGCGGCAAACTGCGTAAGGCCTATACCCCGGCCTCGGTCAACGGCCTGACCTTTGACGGCAAGACCTGGGCCATCCCCTATAAGGTCGGTCTGGTCAGCTTCTTCTACAACAAGGCGCTGTTTGCCAAGGCCGGCGTCAAAGCCGAGGACATCAAGAACTGGAGCGATTTTCTCGCCACGGTGAAGAAGATCAAGGCGGCCGGCATCGTGCCGATCGCCGGCGGCGGCGGTGAGAAATGGCCGATCCATTTCTACTGGAGCTATCTGGTCATGCGCGAAGGCGGCCAGAAGGTCTTCGACGCGGCCAAGAACGGCGAGGGCGAGGGTTTCCTCGATCCCGCCATCATCAAGGCCGGCGATGATCTCGCCGAGCTCGGCAAGCTCGAACCTTTCCAGCCCGGCTATCTCGGCGCGACCTGGCCGCAGACGCTCGGCGTCTTCGGTGACGGCAAGGCGGCGATCATCCTCGGCTTTGAAGCAACCGAAGCCAATCAGCGCAAGAATGCCGGCGACGGCAAGGGCCTGGCACCGGACAATATCGGCCGTTTCGTCTTCCCGACGGTCGATGGCGGCGCCGGCAAGCCGACGGATACGCTCGGCGGTCTGAACGGCTGGGCCGTCACCAAGAAGGCCTCCAAGGAAGCGATCGATTTCCTCGCGTTCCTGACGAGCGCGGAGAATGAGCGGGCGATGGCCAAGGCCGGCATGCTTCTGCCCGTTTCCGTCGGTGCCGATGATGGCGTCGTCAATCCGCTGCTGGCCGAATCGGCCAAACAGCTTGCCGGTTCGACCTGGCATCAGAACTTCTTCGACCAGGATCTCGGTGCTGCCGTCGGCCATGTCGTCAACGACGTCTCGGTGGAAATCGTCTCCGGACAGATGAATTCCAAGGACGGCGCCCAGATGATCCAGGACGCTTTCGAGCTGGAACAATAA
- a CDS encoding creatininase family protein, whose translation MAMPFYWNELNSSDFAGLSADTTIAILPIASTEQHGPHLPIATDVAIANGMLAELRQQKPDDLDFLVLPTQEIGKANEHIYGPGTLSLGAELLIPVWTAIGAKVAEAGIRKMVIVNSHGGNVDIMSIVARELRVRYQMAVVSTQWGRFGHPEGMISEDELKYGIHGGEVETSLMLHFRPDLVRMDKAQNFTSKAEWMRGQSRYIQPLPPHSLAWIAHDLNPDGVVGDASRGTVEKGEAICRHQVRGFIELLSDLKRYPLSSLYSQ comes from the coding sequence ATGGCAATGCCATTTTACTGGAACGAACTGAACAGCTCCGATTTCGCCGGACTTTCGGCCGATACGACCATTGCCATCCTGCCGATCGCCTCGACCGAACAGCACGGCCCGCACCTGCCGATCGCGACCGATGTGGCGATCGCCAACGGCATGCTGGCCGAACTGCGACAGCAGAAGCCCGACGACCTCGATTTCCTGGTCCTGCCGACGCAGGAGATCGGCAAGGCGAACGAACATATCTACGGGCCGGGAACGCTGTCGCTCGGCGCGGAGCTGCTCATTCCCGTCTGGACGGCGATCGGCGCCAAGGTTGCCGAAGCCGGCATCCGCAAGATGGTCATCGTCAATTCGCATGGCGGCAATGTCGACATCATGAGCATCGTCGCGCGCGAGTTGCGCGTGCGCTATCAGATGGCCGTCGTCTCGACGCAATGGGGCCGCTTCGGTCATCCCGAAGGCATGATCAGCGAAGACGAGTTGAAATACGGCATCCATGGCGGCGAGGTCGAGACCTCGCTGATGCTCCATTTCCGCCCCGATCTGGTGCGGATGGACAAGGCGCAGAATTTCACCTCCAAGGCCGAATGGATGCGCGGACAATCGAGATATATCCAGCCGCTGCCGCCGCATTCGCTTGCCTGGATCGCCCACGACCTCAATCCGGACGGCGTCGTCGGCGACGCCTCGCGCGGAACGGTGGAGAAAGGCGAAGCGATCTGCCGCCATCAGGTCAGGGGCTTCATCGAGTTGCTGTCCGACCTGAAGCGCTATCCGCTTTCCAGCCTCTATTCACAATAG
- a CDS encoding DUF2938 domain-containing protein, whose protein sequence is MFDILWRGLAIGAGATILMDLWAIVLTKVFGQTAPNWAPVGRWFWHLRRGKVFHDSIADAEPYTHELTLGWISHYAVGILYGVIFALIMGQAWLAAPTFLPAWIFGILTVGAGWFLLQPGLGIGWAASKHPTPNKVRCFNLLAHTVFALGLYGTALILR, encoded by the coding sequence ATGTTCGATATTCTGTGGCGCGGCCTGGCGATCGGCGCCGGCGCAACCATCCTCATGGACCTCTGGGCGATCGTGCTCACCAAGGTTTTCGGCCAAACGGCGCCCAACTGGGCCCCGGTCGGCCGCTGGTTCTGGCACCTTCGCCGCGGCAAGGTTTTTCACGACAGCATTGCTGATGCAGAGCCCTATACCCATGAACTGACGCTCGGCTGGATCAGCCACTACGCCGTCGGCATTCTCTATGGCGTGATCTTTGCGCTGATCATGGGGCAGGCGTGGCTAGCGGCACCGACATTTCTCCCCGCCTGGATCTTCGGCATTCTCACCGTCGGAGCAGGGTGGTTCCTGCTGCAGCCCGGCCTCGGCATCGGCTGGGCCGCTTCCAAACATCCGACCCCGAACAAGGTCCGGTGCTTCAATCTGCTGGCGCACACGGTTTTTGCGCTCGGGCTTTATGGGACGGCGTTGATTCTGCGCTGA